From one Tsukamurella tyrosinosolvens genomic stretch:
- a CDS encoding DNA adenine methylase, with amino-acid sequence MTDAPRWISPLRYPGGKARMAGALTGIWHSQFTFLDLAIWVEPFAGGAGAGLHLLETNVIEELWLVEKNPALAAFWRMAAHRGDELAAAVRALEPDMAQWHRAREIVAAAYEQESIDDASVALAALVLNRCSRSGMVNPRVGPIGGKNQTGRWTIRARWNADGIAERIERVYRRSDQIRVDEGDAITRIQELDGSVGIEDEVMLFVDPPYLVQGNGLYANGMSEQDHRDLAAALTGSAAHWILTYDADDRVPALYPAHRVLAYEIPNTANRQRIAEEYAVFSPFLDVQEDLHLLPKGSSRWVQRINEPAAA; translated from the coding sequence GTGACCGACGCTCCGCGGTGGATCAGCCCACTCAGGTACCCGGGCGGGAAGGCTCGCATGGCCGGCGCGTTGACCGGGATCTGGCACAGCCAGTTCACATTCCTCGACCTCGCCATTTGGGTCGAGCCTTTCGCCGGCGGCGCCGGAGCCGGGCTGCATCTGCTCGAGACGAACGTCATCGAGGAGCTGTGGCTCGTCGAGAAGAACCCGGCTCTGGCGGCCTTCTGGAGGATGGCGGCCCACCGGGGAGACGAACTCGCTGCGGCGGTACGCGCTCTTGAGCCCGACATGGCGCAGTGGCACCGTGCCCGAGAGATCGTCGCCGCCGCGTACGAGCAGGAGTCGATCGACGACGCGTCCGTGGCGCTGGCGGCGCTGGTACTCAACCGGTGCTCGCGGTCGGGGATGGTCAACCCGCGGGTCGGGCCGATCGGCGGGAAGAACCAGACCGGTCGGTGGACGATTCGCGCCCGGTGGAACGCGGACGGCATCGCCGAGCGGATAGAGCGCGTGTACCGCCGGAGCGACCAGATCCGGGTCGACGAGGGGGACGCGATCACGCGAATCCAAGAGCTCGACGGAAGTGTGGGCATCGAGGACGAGGTGATGCTGTTCGTCGACCCGCCGTATCTGGTCCAGGGCAACGGCTTGTACGCCAACGGCATGTCCGAGCAGGATCATCGCGACCTCGCGGCGGCTCTCACGGGCTCCGCTGCGCACTGGATCCTCACCTACGACGCCGACGACCGCGTGCCGGCTCTCTATCCGGCGCACCGAGTCCTGGCCTACGAGATTCCGAACACCGCGAACAGGCAACGGATCGCCGAGGAGTACGCGGTGTTCTCACCCTTCCTCGACGTCCAAGAAGACCTGCATCTGTTGCCCAAGGGGTCATCCCGCTGGGTCCAGCGCATCAACGAGCCGGCGGCCGCGTAG